In Devosia sp. 1566, a single genomic region encodes these proteins:
- a CDS encoding ABC transporter substrate-binding protein encodes MAQSDTDITVVLSEELDLVDPCMATRSNIGRVVLQNISETLTELDVRGDKGLMPRLAESWEDKGDGTWQFKLRQGVSFSDGTSFDAADVKHSFDRVFSDQLTCESARYFADTDLTFTVVDDNTIDVKAEPAQPILPLLMSLVTIVPSETPMEFVREPIGTGPYAMTDWTAGQQIVLTRRDDYWGEAPAVTSATYVFRSEPAVRAAMVETGEADIAPQITEVEATNPATDFTYPNSETVYLRIDQTVEPMGDLRVRKALNAAIDREAFIGTVLAAGTELATAMVPPTTLGWNADLEPPAYDPEQAKAWLAEAEAEGVNVKAPVEVIARTENFPHVTEVGEALVQMLNEVGFNASLRMVEVAEHEQYYSKPYPEGRPAQLVVAQHDNSRGDPVFSMYFKYHSNGTQSGVSDPKVDELIEKATAATGDERAALWSELFAYVHDEIVADALLFHMVGHSRVSERLDFTPTIATNQQLQLSEIGFK; translated from the coding sequence ATGGCGCAGTCCGATACCGATATCACCGTGGTCTTGAGCGAAGAGCTCGACCTGGTGGATCCCTGCATGGCCACCCGGTCCAATATCGGCCGCGTCGTGCTCCAGAACATCAGCGAAACCCTGACCGAGCTCGATGTGCGCGGCGACAAGGGTCTGATGCCGCGCCTGGCGGAATCGTGGGAAGACAAAGGCGACGGCACCTGGCAGTTCAAGCTGCGCCAGGGTGTGTCCTTCTCGGACGGCACCAGCTTTGACGCTGCCGACGTCAAGCACTCCTTTGACCGCGTGTTCAGCGATCAGTTGACCTGCGAAAGCGCGCGCTATTTCGCCGACACCGACCTGACCTTCACCGTGGTCGATGACAACACCATCGACGTCAAGGCCGAGCCCGCCCAGCCCATTCTGCCGCTGCTGATGTCGCTCGTGACCATCGTTCCGTCCGAAACCCCGATGGAATTCGTGCGCGAGCCGATCGGCACCGGCCCCTATGCGATGACCGACTGGACCGCCGGCCAGCAGATCGTGCTGACCCGCCGCGACGATTACTGGGGCGAGGCTCCGGCCGTGACCTCGGCCACCTATGTATTCCGCTCCGAGCCCGCCGTGCGCGCGGCCATGGTGGAAACCGGCGAAGCCGATATTGCCCCCCAGATCACCGAAGTGGAAGCCACCAACCCGGCGACCGACTTCACCTATCCCAATTCCGAAACCGTCTATCTGCGCATCGACCAGACCGTCGAGCCCATGGGTGACCTGCGCGTCCGCAAGGCGCTCAACGCCGCCATCGACCGCGAAGCCTTTATCGGCACCGTGCTCGCCGCCGGCACTGAACTCGCGACCGCCATGGTCCCGCCGACGACGCTCGGCTGGAACGCCGATCTCGAGCCCCCCGCCTATGACCCCGAACAGGCCAAGGCCTGGCTCGCCGAAGCCGAAGCCGAAGGCGTCAACGTCAAGGCCCCGGTGGAAGTGATCGCGCGCACCGAGAACTTCCCCCATGTCACCGAAGTCGGCGAAGCCCTGGTGCAGATGCTCAACGAAGTGGGCTTCAATGCCAGCCTGCGCATGGTGGAAGTGGCCGAGCACGAGCAGTACTACTCCAAGCCCTATCCCGAAGGCCGTCCTGCCCAGCTGGTTGTCGCCCAGCACGACAATTCGCGCGGCGACCCGGTATTCTCGATGTACTTCAAGTACCACAGCAACGGCACTCAGTCGGGCGTCAGCGACCCCAAGGTCGATGAGCTGATCGAAAAGGCCACGGCTGCGACCGGCGATGAACGCGCTGCCCTCTGGTCCGAGCTCTTTGCCTATGTGCATGACGAGATCGTCGCCGACGCCCTCCTCTTCCACATGGTTGGCCATAGCCGCGTCAGTGAGCGTCTCGACTTCACGCCCACCATCGCCACCAACCAGCAGCTGCAGCTCTCGGAAATCGGCTTCAAGTAA
- a CDS encoding ABC transporter permease, producing MTKLISQRAIASLLSLLGLLVLVFFLSRLTGDPAALFLPIDATEEMKAQFRAINGLDLPLMEQFGRYVWDFLHLDFGESLRKARPAIDVVLEAYAWTLPLALITMALVVVASIILGALAAFNVGGFFDRLVSIISLIGASAPDFWIAIVAIVIFSINLAWLPTSGVGTPWHWILPIAVLFVRPFGLIVQVVRGSMLAALSAPYVKTAKAKGVRNLPIIFVHTLRNAMLPVITVIGDQAAAMLNGAVIVETIFGFPGIGKLMIDSILQRDFNVVLAAIMVTAIAIFLMNILIDIAYGLLDPRIRH from the coding sequence ATGACCAAACTGATCTCGCAGCGCGCCATCGCCAGCTTGCTGTCGCTCCTGGGCCTGCTCGTGCTGGTCTTTTTCCTGTCCCGCCTCACCGGTGATCCGGCGGCCCTGTTCCTGCCCATCGATGCGACCGAGGAAATGAAGGCGCAGTTCCGCGCCATCAATGGCCTGGACCTACCGCTGATGGAACAGTTCGGCCGCTATGTGTGGGATTTCCTGCATCTCGATTTTGGCGAAAGCCTGCGCAAGGCGCGTCCGGCCATCGATGTGGTGCTGGAAGCCTATGCCTGGACCTTGCCGCTGGCGCTGATCACCATGGCCCTCGTCGTCGTGGCCTCCATTATCCTTGGCGCCCTCGCTGCCTTCAATGTCGGCGGGTTCTTTGACCGGCTGGTGTCGATCATCTCGCTGATCGGCGCTTCGGCGCCCGATTTCTGGATCGCCATCGTCGCCATCGTCATCTTCTCGATCAACCTGGCCTGGCTACCCACATCGGGCGTCGGCACGCCCTGGCACTGGATCTTGCCCATTGCCGTGCTGTTTGTGCGCCCCTTTGGGCTTATCGTGCAGGTGGTGCGCGGCTCCATGCTCGCGGCGCTGAGCGCCCCCTATGTCAAGACGGCCAAGGCCAAGGGCGTGCGCAACCTGCCCATCATTTTCGTCCATACCCTGCGCAATGCCATGCTGCCCGTGATCACCGTGATCGGCGACCAGGCCGCTGCCATGCTCAACGGCGCGGTGATCGTTGAAACCATTTTCGGCTTCCCCGGCATCGGCAAGCTCATGATCGACTCCATCCTGCAGCGCGATTTCAATGTCGTGCTCGCCGCCATCATGGTCACCGCCATTGCCATTTTCCTCATGAACATCCTGATCGACATCGCCTATGGCCTGCTCGATCCGCGCATTCGGCACTGA
- a CDS encoding acetyl-CoA hydrolase/transferase family protein, with translation MNQAELAARIRRPELLERICTAREAADRLADGMLVGMSGFTRAGDAKAVPLAMAERAALDPFKITLITGASLGHDVDRVLTEAGVLARRMPFQVDTTLRAAINRGEVMFIDQHLSETVEHLRSGQLGVMDYAIVEAAAITETGGIVPSTSVGNSASFAVLAKKIIVEINLAQPLALEGLHDIYFPSKRPTRLPIPIVAVDSRVGLPYVPIDPDKIVGIVLTHTADSASNNERPDADTNAIADKLIGLLESEVAAGRLDLSLQPLQAGIGTIANAVLAGLGDGPFHHLKMYSEVLQDSTFDLFDTGKLVFASASSITLTAECAGRVFTNLDRYRDRLVLRPQEMSNHPEVVRRLGIIAINTALEFDLYGNVNSTHVNGTQMMNGIGGSGDFARNAYLSIFVTRSMAKGGTISSVVPMVSHVDHSEHDVDVVITECGLADLRDLAPRERARAIIDNCVHPDYRAQLEDYFTRASARGGHTPHLLEEALSWHQRRMSTGSMLAG, from the coding sequence TTGAACCAAGCCGAACTCGCCGCCCGGATCCGCCGCCCCGAACTGCTCGAGCGCATTTGCACGGCGCGCGAAGCGGCCGACCGGCTGGCGGATGGCATGCTGGTGGGCATGAGCGGATTCACGCGCGCCGGGGACGCCAAGGCTGTGCCGCTGGCCATGGCGGAACGGGCAGCGCTTGACCCGTTCAAGATCACCCTCATTACCGGGGCTTCGCTGGGCCATGACGTCGACCGGGTGTTGACCGAAGCGGGCGTTTTGGCGCGCCGCATGCCGTTTCAGGTGGATACGACGCTGCGCGCCGCCATCAACCGGGGCGAGGTGATGTTTATCGACCAGCACTTGAGCGAAACGGTGGAGCATCTGCGCTCGGGGCAACTTGGGGTGATGGACTACGCCATTGTGGAGGCGGCAGCGATCACCGAGACCGGGGGCATCGTGCCCAGCACCTCGGTGGGCAATTCGGCCAGTTTTGCCGTTCTCGCCAAAAAGATCATTGTCGAGATCAACCTCGCCCAGCCGCTGGCGCTGGAAGGGCTGCACGACATCTATTTCCCCTCCAAGCGCCCGACGCGCCTGCCCATTCCCATTGTTGCCGTCGACAGCCGGGTGGGCCTGCCTTATGTGCCGATCGATCCCGACAAGATCGTGGGGATTGTCTTGACTCATACTGCCGACAGCGCGTCCAACAATGAACGGCCCGATGCCGATACCAACGCCATCGCGGATAAGCTTATCGGCTTGCTGGAAAGCGAAGTGGCCGCCGGACGGCTTGATCTGTCATTGCAGCCGCTGCAGGCGGGGATCGGCACCATCGCCAATGCGGTGCTGGCGGGGCTGGGCGATGGGCCCTTCCATCATCTCAAGATGTATTCCGAGGTGCTGCAGGATTCCACCTTTGATCTGTTTGATACCGGCAAGCTGGTGTTTGCCTCGGCCTCGTCGATCACCCTGACGGCGGAATGTGCCGGGCGCGTCTTCACCAATCTTGACCGTTATCGCGATCGGCTGGTGCTGCGGCCCCAGGAAATGAGCAACCACCCCGAAGTGGTGCGGCGGCTCGGGATCATCGCGATCAACACCGCGCTCGAGTTCGACCTTTATGGCAATGTGAACTCCACCCATGTGAACGGCACCCAGATGATGAATGGCATTGGCGGCTCGGGGGATTTTGCGCGCAACGCTTATCTGTCGATCTTTGTGACGCGATCCATGGCCAAGGGCGGCACGATCTCTTCGGTGGTGCCGATGGTGAGCCATGTGGATCACAGCGAGCATGACGTCGATGTCGTCATCACCGAATGTGGCCTCGCCGATCTGCGAGACCTGGCGCCGCGCGAGCGGGCCCGCGCCATCATCGACAATTGCGTGCACCCCGACTACCGGGCGCAGCTCGAGGATTATTTCACGCGCGCCAGCGCCCGGGGCGGGCATACGCCCCATCTGCTGGAAGAAGCACTGTCCTGGCATCAGCGCCGCATGAGCACGGGCAGCATGCTCGCGGGCTGA
- a CDS encoding exo-alpha-sialidase, which yields MTPDQIAARMTGEILPGQDGLLEAYLPSPMVQNHAAFIERLEDGTLACLWFGGTLEGKSDISVFGCTLAPGAERWSEPVQLSNDPERSEQNPVLTQNERGEWQLFHTAQPAGNQDECLLRARPITLENGLLAGGEPRLVDLPLGTFVRARFVHRADGAWMMPVFRCIPRPGQRWNGSHDTAGVAVSHDDGESWQLTEVPGSIGSVHMTIVPLDGEHMVAFYRRRQSDFVHRSESLDGGLTWSAPEPTDVPNNNSSINVVRLRDGRLAMVCNPASAATSSDRRVSLYDEIEAGDDRPDATGGCQPIWGVPRAPLSLCVSSDGGLTWPVRRVIDDSPGTCLSNNSEDGRNKELSYPYLLEGEDGAIHVAYTYFRRAIKYVRLPQGWIDGGAA from the coding sequence ATGACTCCAGACCAAATCGCCGCTCGCATGACGGGGGAGATCCTGCCCGGGCAGGACGGCTTGCTGGAGGCCTATCTGCCTTCGCCCATGGTGCAGAACCATGCCGCCTTCATCGAGCGCCTGGAGGATGGCACGCTGGCTTGCCTGTGGTTCGGCGGCACGCTCGAGGGGAAATCCGACATTTCCGTGTTCGGCTGTACGCTCGCGCCCGGCGCGGAGCGCTGGTCCGAGCCGGTGCAGCTGAGCAATGATCCCGAGCGCTCCGAGCAGAACCCGGTGCTGACGCAAAACGAGCGCGGCGAGTGGCAGCTGTTCCACACCGCCCAGCCCGCTGGCAACCAGGATGAGTGCCTGCTGCGGGCCCGCCCGATCACGCTCGAAAATGGCCTCCTCGCCGGGGGCGAGCCGCGGCTGGTCGATCTGCCCCTGGGCACGTTTGTGCGCGCCCGCTTTGTGCACCGCGCCGATGGCGCCTGGATGATGCCGGTGTTCCGCTGCATCCCGCGCCCCGGCCAGCGCTGGAACGGCAGCCATGATACCGCGGGCGTTGCCGTCAGCCATGACGATGGCGAGAGCTGGCAGCTGACCGAAGTGCCCGGCTCCATCGGCTCGGTGCATATGACCATCGTGCCGCTCGATGGGGAGCATATGGTGGCCTTCTATCGCCGCCGGCAGTCGGACTTCGTGCATCGCTCGGAAAGCCTTGATGGCGGGCTGACCTGGTCAGCCCCCGAGCCGACCGATGTGCCCAACAACAATTCCTCGATCAATGTGGTGCGCCTGCGCGACGGGCGGCTGGCCATGGTGTGCAACCCCGCTTCCGCCGCCACTTCGAGCGACCGGCGCGTCTCGCTTTATGACGAGATCGAAGCGGGCGACGATCGGCCCGACGCCACGGGCGGCTGCCAGCCGATCTGGGGCGTGCCGCGCGCGCCTCTGAGCCTCTGCGTCTCGAGCGATGGCGGGCTGACCTGGCCCGTTCGTCGCGTCATCGATGACAGCCCCGGCACGTGCCTGTCCAACAATTCGGAAGACGGCCGCAACAAGGAATTGTCCTATCCCTATCTGCTGGAGGGCGAGGATGGGGCGATCCATGTCGCCTACACCTATTTCCGGCGGGCAATCAAATATGTCCGGCTGCCCCAGGGCTGGATCGATGGAGGCGCTGCATGA
- a CDS encoding dihydrodipicolinate synthase family protein: protein MNTALNLPIHGVFCASATPVAADGTPDHAAFAAHCDALLDEGCDGIALLGTTGEANSFSIAQRQALLEQVISSGIDPQRLLPGTSQTNVPDTVTLVRHAVDAGVKAVVVLPPFYYKGVSDEGLFRFYAEVIEAVGSDALRVVLYHIPPIAQVGLSLELVGRLREAFPGVIVGIKDSSGKLESMQAFARAFENFSVLSGADPFMLPLLQSGGAGCITSSSNLIGAHLRVVFDGWHDPAQAEQVARAQSRVEAWRNLSNAYVQLPTIKAMLAKRRGHPGWTRVRPPLVELDAAQLESVWGQMAELEAQDNG, encoded by the coding sequence ATGAATACGGCCCTGAACCTGCCCATCCATGGGGTGTTCTGCGCTTCGGCCACGCCGGTGGCGGCGGATGGCACGCCTGACCACGCTGCGTTTGCCGCCCACTGCGATGCGCTGCTCGATGAGGGTTGCGACGGCATCGCACTATTGGGCACGACGGGGGAAGCTAACAGCTTTTCCATTGCCCAGCGCCAGGCGCTGCTCGAGCAGGTAATCAGCAGCGGCATCGATCCGCAGCGCCTGCTGCCCGGCACTTCGCAGACCAATGTGCCCGATACCGTGACCCTCGTGCGCCATGCGGTGGATGCCGGGGTCAAGGCTGTCGTGGTGCTGCCGCCCTTTTACTACAAGGGCGTGAGCGACGAGGGCCTGTTTCGCTTTTACGCCGAGGTGATCGAGGCCGTGGGCAGCGATGCGCTGCGCGTCGTGCTGTATCACATTCCCCCTATCGCTCAGGTGGGCTTGTCACTCGAATTGGTCGGCCGGTTGCGCGAGGCGTTCCCGGGCGTGATCGTCGGCATCAAGGACAGCTCGGGCAAGCTTGAGAGCATGCAGGCTTTCGCTCGCGCCTTCGAGAATTTCTCGGTGCTCTCGGGGGCCGATCCCTTCATGCTGCCGCTGCTGCAGTCGGGCGGGGCGGGGTGCATCACCTCCTCGTCCAATTTGATCGGGGCGCATCTGCGCGTCGTTTTCGATGGCTGGCACGATCCGGCACAGGCCGAGCAGGTGGCCCGGGCGCAGAGCCGGGTCGAGGCCTGGCGCAACCTCTCCAATGCCTATGTGCAGCTGCCCACCATCAAGGCGATGCTGGCCAAGCGGCGCGGTCATCCCGGCTGGACGCGGGTGCGCCCGCCGCTGGTGGAACTTGACGCGGCTCAGCTCGAAAGTGTTTGGGGCCAGATGGCCGAACTTGAGGCGCAGGACAATGGCTGA
- a CDS encoding iron-containing alcohol dehydrogenase, producing the protein MAEATLSMARPITLLQPARLEIGAGAISKLGEWASAFSRVFVVAMPPTEGFVERIGLAGELQVFVDLPPEPDLPAVERVLAEARAFKPDLVIGLGGGSVMDVAKLVAVLWDSSETILDVVGPGKVKGRRTALAQVPTTSGTGSEAGIRSLVTNPETLAKLAIESQFMLADLAILDPELTYSVPSAVTAATGVDALAHCVEAFTNIKAHPLIDGYARLGIELVGRYLARAVADGSDTEARAGMMLASYYGGICLGPVNTAAGHALAYPLGTRLKLPHGLANAIIFPHVLAFNQPAQPEKTAEIMALLGLPAAENPEAVLAGAMQFCRQLGVEMGLGAHGAKGAALPGWAVEAHAIRRLMDNNPRAMSIEDVLAIYQAALN; encoded by the coding sequence ATGGCTGAAGCCACTCTTTCCATGGCACGGCCGATTACCTTGCTGCAGCCGGCGCGGCTGGAAATCGGTGCCGGCGCGATCAGCAAGCTCGGCGAATGGGCCAGCGCGTTCAGCCGCGTCTTCGTGGTGGCGATGCCGCCGACGGAGGGTTTTGTCGAGCGCATCGGCCTTGCCGGTGAGTTGCAAGTGTTTGTGGACCTGCCGCCCGAGCCGGACCTGCCCGCGGTGGAGCGGGTGTTGGCGGAGGCGCGCGCCTTCAAGCCCGATCTCGTGATCGGCTTGGGCGGCGGCTCGGTGATGGATGTGGCCAAGCTCGTGGCCGTCCTTTGGGACAGCTCGGAAACCATTCTTGATGTGGTGGGGCCGGGCAAGGTCAAGGGCCGGCGCACCGCATTGGCGCAGGTGCCGACCACTTCGGGCACCGGCTCGGAAGCGGGCATCCGGTCGCTCGTCACCAATCCCGAGACGCTGGCCAAGCTCGCGATCGAAAGCCAATTCATGCTGGCCGACCTTGCCATTCTCGATCCCGAACTGACCTATTCGGTGCCTTCGGCGGTGACGGCAGCGACGGGCGTTGATGCGCTGGCCCATTGCGTTGAGGCCTTCACCAATATCAAGGCCCATCCGCTGATCGATGGCTATGCGCGGCTGGGGATCGAACTGGTCGGGCGCTATTTGGCGCGGGCCGTGGCCGATGGTTCGGACACCGAAGCGCGGGCCGGCATGATGCTCGCCTCCTATTATGGCGGGATCTGCCTCGGGCCCGTGAATACGGCGGCCGGCCATGCGCTCGCTTATCCGCTGGGCACGCGCCTTAAGCTGCCCCATGGCCTCGCCAATGCGATCATTTTTCCGCATGTGCTGGCCTTCAACCAGCCTGCTCAGCCGGAAAAGACTGCCGAGATCATGGCCTTGCTTGGCCTGCCGGCAGCAGAAAACCCAGAAGCGGTGCTGGCCGGGGCGATGCAGTTCTGCCGGCAGCTGGGGGTCGAGATGGGCCTTGGCGCGCATGGCGCCAAGGGCGCGGCCTTGCCCGGCTGGGCGGTCGAAGCTCATGCCATTCGCCGGCTGATGGACAACAATCCGCGCGCGATGAGCATCGAAGATGTGCTGGCGATCTACCAGGCGGCACTGAACTGA
- a CDS encoding universal stress protein, protein MKDIVVQLTGSPEDEFRLTTAETIARSFEAHLTGLLVHMRPEIFAGPEASLGLMLQEMINEAERLTRERQAALEDRLDKMGLPTELRVVSGFAGTVGSQMAAEARTADLFVGTRPYGEGAQDPQIEEAVLFESGTGCLWLPPMKAAASPLDMVLVAWKDTRESSRAVKDALPLLKLAGRVVVAMVTDEPGEASGVVEGGDIARYLSRHGVAVELREIAGWRNAAEAIQNEAEKLRAQLIVAGAYSHSRMRERLLGGVTRVLLSEAVIPVFMSR, encoded by the coding sequence ATGAAGGATATTGTGGTTCAACTCACCGGGTCGCCCGAGGACGAGTTTCGCCTGACCACCGCCGAAACAATTGCCCGCAGCTTCGAGGCGCACCTGACGGGGCTTTTGGTGCATATGCGGCCCGAGATCTTTGCCGGGCCCGAAGCGTCACTGGGCTTGATGTTGCAGGAAATGATCAACGAGGCCGAGCGGCTCACGCGTGAGCGGCAGGCAGCACTCGAAGATCGTCTCGACAAGATGGGATTGCCCACCGAGCTGCGCGTGGTTTCGGGTTTTGCCGGGACGGTGGGCAGCCAAATGGCGGCCGAAGCGCGGACCGCCGACCTTTTCGTTGGCACCAGGCCCTACGGGGAAGGAGCGCAGGATCCCCAGATTGAGGAAGCCGTGTTGTTTGAATCGGGCACCGGCTGCTTGTGGCTGCCGCCGATGAAAGCTGCCGCGAGCCCGCTCGATATGGTGCTGGTGGCGTGGAAAGACACACGTGAATCATCGCGAGCGGTCAAGGATGCGCTGCCGCTGCTCAAACTGGCGGGGCGGGTCGTCGTCGCCATGGTCACCGATGAGCCGGGTGAAGCCAGCGGCGTGGTCGAGGGCGGCGATATTGCCCGCTATCTCAGCCGGCATGGTGTGGCGGTGGAGCTCCGGGAGATCGCCGGCTGGCGCAATGCCGCCGAAGCGATCCAGAACGAGGCGGAAAAGCTGCGCGCCCAACTGATTGTCGCCGGGGCCTATAGCCATTCGCGCATGCGCGAGCGCCTGCTGGGCGGCGTCACCCGGGTGCTGCTGAGTGAAGCGGTGATCCCGGTGTTCATGTCCCGCTAG
- the pdxA gene encoding 4-hydroxythreonine-4-phosphate dehydrogenase PdxA produces MSDVIGITMGDPAGVGPEISVRALSEMSPEDRARTRIYGDRATLELALAATGVTLDLDGVVEDLPIEGGPLPWGKLDPRGGDAAFRFIEKAVRDSEAGRIGCIVTAPINKEALNLAGHHYDGHTGMLAALTGQKSAFMLLASERLKVIHVSTHVSLKTAIDRATPERILATIRAGNEHLKRIGYAKPRIAVAGINPHCGEGGLFGTEDDVQVAPAVAMARAEGIEVQGPISADTVYHRAYNGGFDLVIAQYHDQGHIPIKLVAFDTAVNVSLGLPIDRTSVDHGTAFDIAGTGKANHTNMNAAIAYARRLVAGKNT; encoded by the coding sequence ATGAGCGATGTAATCGGCATTACCATGGGCGACCCCGCCGGGGTCGGACCCGAGATCAGCGTGCGTGCGCTCAGCGAGATGAGCCCCGAGGACCGGGCGCGCACCCGCATCTATGGCGATCGGGCGACGCTGGAACTGGCGCTGGCCGCTACCGGCGTGACGCTCGATCTTGATGGCGTGGTGGAAGACCTGCCGATCGAAGGCGGGCCGCTGCCCTGGGGCAAGCTCGATCCGCGCGGCGGCGACGCCGCTTTCCGCTTCATCGAAAAGGCGGTGCGCGATTCCGAAGCCGGCCGCATCGGCTGCATCGTGACGGCGCCCATCAACAAGGAAGCGCTGAACCTGGCCGGGCATCACTATGATGGTCATACCGGCATGCTCGCGGCCCTGACGGGGCAGAAGTCGGCCTTCATGCTGCTCGCTTCCGAGCGGCTCAAGGTCATCCATGTCTCGACCCATGTGTCGCTCAAAACAGCGATCGACCGGGCGACGCCCGAGCGGATCCTCGCGACCATCCGCGCCGGCAACGAGCATCTCAAGCGCATCGGTTACGCCAAGCCGCGCATAGCCGTTGCCGGCATCAATCCCCATTGCGGGGAAGGCGGTTTGTTCGGCACCGAGGACGATGTGCAGGTGGCTCCCGCCGTCGCCATGGCCCGTGCCGAAGGCATCGAAGTGCAGGGGCCGATCTCGGCCGATACGGTTTATCACCGCGCCTATAATGGCGGATTCGACCTCGTGATCGCCCAGTATCACGATCAGGGGCATATCCCGATCAAGCTCGTCGCCTTCGATACCGCGGTCAATGTCTCGCTGGGCCTGCCGATCGACCGCACTTCGGTGGATCATGGCACGGCCTTCGACATTGCCGGCACCGGCAAGGCCAACCACACCAATATGAATGCCGCGATCGCCTATGCGCGTCGCCTCGTTGCAGGAAAAAACACATGA
- the arsC gene encoding arsenate reductase (glutaredoxin) (This arsenate reductase requires both glutathione and glutaredoxin to convert arsenate to arsenite, after which the efflux transporter formed by ArsA and ArsB can extrude the arsenite from the cell, providing resistance.), giving the protein MSVTIYHNPDCGTSRNTLAMIRQSGVEPDVVEYLKTPPDRATIRQLVADAGLTLREALRQKGTPFDAVGLGDPSVDEEAMLDAIAAHPILLNRPFVVTAKGTRLCRPSELVLEILENPAIGPFTKEDGEVVVDAEGRRVV; this is encoded by the coding sequence ATGAGCGTCACCATCTACCACAACCCCGATTGCGGTACCTCGCGCAACACCCTTGCCATGATCCGCCAAAGCGGCGTCGAGCCGGACGTGGTGGAATATCTCAAAACCCCGCCCGACCGCGCCACGATCCGCCAACTCGTTGCCGATGCCGGCCTGACGCTGCGTGAGGCGCTGCGCCAGAAGGGCACGCCCTTTGACGCGGTGGGACTGGGGGACCCTTCGGTCGATGAGGAGGCCATGCTGGACGCCATCGCGGCGCACCCGATCCTGCTCAACCGGCCCTTTGTGGTGACTGCCAAAGGCACCCGCCTGTGCCGCCCCTCCGAGCTCGTGCTCGAGATCCTGGAAAACCCCGCGATCGGCCCGTTCACCAAGGAAGATGGCGAAGTGGTGGTCGATGCCGAAGGCCGCCGCGTAGTTTGA
- the murB gene encoding UDP-N-acetylmuramate dehydrogenase: MQLIPDFDLRHCNTFGLSAKARFGTTINTPQDIPALLDAAERLDLPLRILGQGSNVVLRPVFEGIVAQMAIKGRQILQDTPEQTIIEAGAGENWHDFVSYTVANGMPGLENLALIPGTVGAAPVQNIGAYGLELADRFASLSAYDTHEQCFVQLGLEDCAFSYRQSLFKREPNRFIVAAVRFALPRPWTPNLRYAGLSELPAEVSPQAVMDRVVELRRSKLPDWTKTGNAGSFFHNPVVDATTVERIRAEHPGAPAYPQPDGRSKLSAGWLIEQSGFKGLRIGGAGVSERHALVVVNHGGATYAVIAEISDRVRTGVEAQFGVILVQEPETI; encoded by the coding sequence ATGCAATTGATTCCCGACTTCGACCTGCGGCACTGCAACACCTTTGGCCTGTCAGCCAAGGCGCGCTTTGGCACGACGATCAACACGCCCCAAGACATCCCGGCGCTCCTGGACGCGGCCGAGCGGCTGGACCTGCCGCTCCGCATTCTAGGCCAGGGCAGCAATGTCGTGCTGCGCCCCGTTTTTGAGGGGATCGTGGCGCAGATGGCGATCAAGGGGCGCCAGATCCTGCAGGACACACCCGAGCAAACGATCATCGAAGCCGGCGCCGGGGAAAACTGGCACGACTTTGTCAGCTACACCGTCGCCAACGGCATGCCCGGGCTCGAGAACCTGGCGCTTATTCCCGGCACGGTGGGCGCGGCTCCGGTGCAAAATATCGGCGCCTATGGCCTCGAACTCGCCGACCGTTTCGCCTCGCTTTCCGCCTATGACACGCACGAGCAGTGCTTCGTGCAATTGGGCCTCGAGGATTGCGCGTTCAGCTACCGGCAAAGCCTGTTCAAGCGCGAGCCCAACCGCTTCATCGTTGCGGCGGTGCGCTTCGCCCTGCCCCGTCCTTGGACACCCAATCTGCGCTATGCCGGATTGTCGGAATTGCCGGCGGAGGTCAGCCCCCAGGCGGTCATGGACCGGGTGGTCGAGCTGCGCCGCTCCAAGCTGCCCGACTGGACCAAAACCGGCAATGCCGGCTCGTTCTTTCATAACCCGGTGGTTGATGCCACGACAGTCGAGCGGATTCGCGCCGAGCACCCCGGCGCGCCCGCTTATCCGCAGCCCGATGGCCGCAGCAAGCTATCGGCGGGCTGGCTGATCGAGCAGAGCGGGTTCAAGGGCCTGCGCATTGGCGGCGCCGGCGTGTCCGAGCGGCACGCCCTTGTCGTGGTCAATCATGGCGGCGCAACCTATGCCGTTATCGCTGAGATCAGCGATCGCGTGCGCACGGGCGTCGAAGCGCAATTCGGCGTTATCCTCGTGCAGGAGCCCGAAACCATATGA